The Eschrichtius robustus isolate mEscRob2 chromosome 16, mEscRob2.pri, whole genome shotgun sequence DNA segment TCACCTCCCCAACCTCAGCCATCCCCTCTCTCATATCATCGGAGCTGAAGCTGATTCTAACAGATGTGGAGTAGAATCACCTGGTTGCTTCTTTGTTCACTTGTCTGATGCTTGAACTGGGATGACTCAGAGGCCAAGCTCAGTTGGGATGGTGGTGACTTCTGTGGGTTCTCCATGTTATTTTGGCTTCCTCTTAGCATGGCAGCCTCGAGGCAGGCAGACTTCTTGCATTAGCACCTCAGGTCTCCAAGAGCTAGAGTTCCAGGGGGAGTGCCTGTCCTTTCATGTCCTGGCCTCGGAAGTCAGAGCATCACTTGCACCATACTCTATTGGTTGAAGCAGTCATCAGCTCACCCGAGATACAAAAAGAGGGTACCTAGATCCCACCTTGCTGTAGGAGAAGTGCTAAGGAATTTGCAGCCGTGTTTTAAAACTGCTGCAGTTTGTTTCCAATCTCTTGCTATTCCTGCACTTCATTGTACCCCCTCACCACCAACAACTCTTGAATccattcatttctgtgcaagCCCACTAGGCCAAGACATCGTCATCTCTGACATGGAGCCTCCTAACGGATTTCTTTCCTACCTCActtgagctttctatcctgttcttcCCAGGGATCGACAGCCAGAGGGATCTTTTCAGAGTGCAGATCAGATCACACCCCTCCCCTCTTTACAACGCTTCCATGGCTCCCTACTACTCTTGGGTTGAAGGCCAGACTCCTTATCTTGGCTTGTGAGGCCCTGAAGGATCTCACGTCTGCCTGCCTCTCCAGGTTCATCTCCTGTCACATGGGAGGGCTTCAGTCTTCAGCTCTAGgaattcctctccctctctctctctctctctctctctctctctcacacacacacacacacacacacagagttaaatGGGTGTAGTACATATATAGCACTTAGAGAAGTACTTTGCTTACACTCAGCATCatatatttgctatttttattagtctgtgttcagtaggtgtttacTGAGCTGCCTGCTCAATGCCAAGTACCCTGTGAGGCTCGGGGATACAACAGTGAAGGAACAGGATGTGTCTCCACCTTGCAGAGTTTATGCATCCCTGTGTCCCCGGCCCACAGCCCGAGGAGAGACAGAACGGACACTCAGGGCACAAAAGCACGTGTGCACAATGGTGCCTGAAGAAGCTTGGAGAGGTGTGGTGACTTTGCCAAGCCCATAGAGTGAATGTGGGACAAAGCCAAGGTTGTGGGTGGGCACACGACAAGGAATGAAGTAGACTCAGCTGCCTGGCAAAGGCTGGCTCTCCAGGGAGATGGGCCAGAGGACACACTGTCCAGGACGGAGCTAGGGGTAGGTTGGGAGAGAGAACAAGGGAGGATCCTTCCAGAAGGGAAAGGACTTGTCTCTCCCAACAGCTTCTCTCCAACCCCAGCTCCCTTCTCAAGATAAGGGGCGCTGATCCTCAGCAAGGGGTAGGGGTTCGAAGAGGGAGAGAATGGAGAGAGGATGGGGGACTCAGTGAGAGGGTGAGGACTGCAGTCAGATAAGGGGCTCCTGATGCAAGCAGGAGGGGACTTCCTGGTAGGGACCTGGCAAGAGAGAGGTGGGGCTCAACGAGAGAGCCAGCAGTCTGTGAAGAGGATGGGGGCGCAGCCAGTAGATGAGCGTTTGTACACTGGGGTGAGGGCTCCATGAGGgggatggaggcccagagaggaacgGAGGATACAGTGTGGAAATGAAGGCTCAGTGAAGTCAAGGGTCTTCAGTCAGAGGGTTGGGAGACTGAGGGGGTGATGGGACAGTCAGACGAGGAGTTTGAGGGACTGCATGAGTGGGTGGGGTCGAGGGATATGATGGGGTCCCCGCGAGGGGCGTGGGGTctcagagagagaagggaattCTTGGAAGGGGACCGGGGCTCGCAATCCTGCAGGGGTCCGAAATCTGCAGAGCCAGCCCTCAGGGCGGGCcggcgcccccccacccccgtgtcacccccgccccccaactgCGGCGCAGGCGCCAACACAACCTGCTTCTGCTCTGCTCGCGTTCCCGCTCCCGCTCGGCGGAGACTGCGGACGGAGAGGTGAGCTCAGCCCTGCCCCACGCTCGGCccgaccccccaccccacctcctcccaggaTCTGGAGAGCCCCCACCCCTGCCGCGTCCCCAGCCCGGCTGTGTCCCGCCTCGGGCAGGACGGCGGCGCCCCAGCCCTGGTGTGCCTCGGGCTTTGCGAGGTAAGGTCTCAGGGAAGTAGCAGGGGCAGAGGTCTCGCCAGCCCAACGCCCGGAGACACTTCAGGGTCGGTAGGTTGGGCGGAGGCCTCAGAGGACAAGACCCCACCCACCTCTCTGCAGAAAACCCATTCCCGcccctctttgcctcagtttccctctagGGGAAAGGATGCACTTAATCTCGACCGGGGAACTGGTGGTCGCCTCAGAAACAGTGtgcggtgggggcgggggaagctGGCCTGATTTCTCTGGCCTCAGCCCCCAAGACAGCGTCCCTTCAGGCCTGAGCTACACTGGACGCCGGAGTGCGCGGGTCTGGGGGTCTGCGAAGGAGAACCGAGCGAGGCCCCATAAAGACGAGAGATTCCACCCATCTTCGGGCCCTCGCGCCTGACACCACTCGCCTCCTAGCCGCAGCCTCCACCCCTCGGACCCAGTagctccctcctcttccctctcccttctcacGGAGCCCCTCCCGCATCCCGCCTAAGGACAGCTCCCAATCAGCTCCTTGGCAACCCTGGTCCGGGGCTCTCAGcatcctctcccaccctcccccagacCGCCGGTCCGCCTCCCGGCAACCCtaaaaggaaggggaggggccCTGTCGAGGGGGAGGCAGCGTCAAGGTCACCTTCCTGCTCCGATGCCAGCAGGATCGGGTGATGTGTATTTGGAGGAGAGGGACAGTGAGCTGCAGGGGAGGAGGAGCTAGCCCAGACCTATGATCCCTGagctcccgccccgccccgtccccTAGGATCTTCAGTTAATGGTCGTTGCACTGATGCCCACCGCCCCGCCGGCCGGGGTGAGGAAGCTGAAATCTCCCGGGTTGGTGCCCGCTCTGGCCACACCCTCTGCagagccccacccctccccctcccccattccctcgAGCTCCGGCTCTTTCCCCCACCTCTCgccctcttctttctctgtctttcgcTTTTGATCTCTGCCCTTCCCCATTGTAtgtcagtgggggtgggggggtattGTCTCTTaccccttttcccttttttcccctgaGTTTCGGGTGAGGGCTGTGGAGAGCTGTGATTTATAGACAGGCTTTAACGCAGCACTTCTACGTGCTGGTGTGGATCCATAGAATCACCTCCAGCACACActgtggctctgtgtgtgtgtgtgtgtgtgtgtgtgtgtgtgtgtgtggtgtgtctgaGTGTCCGTCTCTTTGTGCTGCGTGTCTAGCTCTATGTGTCTCTATGTGGTATATGTGTGCCTGTCTGTATATGTCTgtggtgtttgtgtgtctgtgttggtgtgtgtgtatgtgcatctaTCTGTGTATgtctctggtgtgtgtgtgtgtttctctgtgctgtgtgtctgtgtgctggtgagTCTCTCTACACAGGGATCTGAGGATCACATCTGGAAATGAGAGGGGACTAGAAATTTGTCTTATCCTTCAGTGTAAGCACATTGCTTCATTTTGTTTGAAGCTGCTCAGAGGGACTGAGGGCCATCATGGGATGGGGGGAGCCCAGTCCTTCCCCAGCAGCCCCCACCCCCTTTGCTTTTAGTCCTAAGGATGTTTGGATACACAAGTACCTTCCATTCCCTACGCCCCGGTGTCTCCATTTGTGAAAAGAAAGGTCCTTAGATAGGTTTCTTTAGAAATCTAATGTTGAGCCTAAGAACACCTAAGCCTGAGGACCCCTGACTTTCACCTTCTGTGGAGTCAAGATTCCTTGGGACTTGGAGATTGTTGCCTTCTGAGGGGCAGCCCTGGGGAGGGATCTTTTAGGACCTCGCAGCTTGGGGAGCTCCACCCGATTGGACGAGTGTCAACAGTGACACTTTCAGCCCAGAATACCTTGAAAGGCAGGGAAATTAAGGGGAAGAGATTTGGAGAGGAGATGGGGATAAGAAGCTCTCACTCTAGACATGGGACTTGAGAAGTTCaggataaaataataatgaagaaattACGGTAATAATAGTCACAGAAGCTATCATTTCTTGGCACTGGACACAATAACTGTATAAAGCAAGTATGATTACCAGctgtgttttacagatgaggaaactgaggcttagagaggtgaaaGCACTTGTCTGacatcacacagccaggaagtggtgaTCCTGGAATCCAATCCAGAACCCACAGTTCCAGCCACTGGGTGGCCTCCACAGTAAACATGCAAATTTATTGCCACCAACAAAGTGCCAGGCTGTGGGCTAAGCACTCAGTGCCTTGGCTCATTCTCACTATACTCAGACAGGCCAGGATTCCAGAAGGACGGGCTCTGCTATGAGTGTGAGCTCTCTAAAATGGGTGGAGAGGTGAAAGTAGCACAAAGATTCAGGGGGCCTTGGAGAATCACCATGGGCAACCCTCactgccccctccctctgtccactGCACCTGGCCTACCCCACAGGGACCCAGGATGCCAAGCTGTGAGCGTCCCTGTGGCTGCAGCCGAGGCCCCAACGTGGAAGATGGCAAGTGGTATGGGGTCCGCTCCTATCTGCACCTCTTCTACGAGGACTGTGCAGGTACCCCCCTCAGCGATGACCCTGAGGGGCCTCCTGTACTGTGCCCTCACCGACCTTGGCCCTCACTGTGCTGGAAGGTAAGGTGGGAGGAGGAGCAATTCCTGTGATTTCCTGTGGTTTCAGGGAGGAGGTGGGATCAGTGGATAGAAAGAAAAGGGGCTGCGTAGCAATTAGGAGTCTTGCATGTTCAAGCAAGAGGAAACCCAACTCAAATGAGTTTCAACAATAAAGGGAAAATATTGCTCATTTTATAGAAAAGACCAGAGGTTGGGTGCCTTCAGGCAAAGTTCGCTCCAGCAGTTCAAAGCATCACACTGAGGACTCAAGATTTCCTTCAGGCTCCCCATGGTACCCCCATCCTTGCAGCCCATTAGTTTGAGGCTCTCCCCATGTGTTCTCCATATGACTGCTCCCAAGCTGACCCTCAATCTCTCACTCCACACCTTCCAAGGGAAATCAGAATTTCATCCAGTACTTCTTTCAGAAAAGAAACAATGCTTTTCACATCCAGAAGTCCTGGCAAGTATTGCATTGGCTCTGATTGGGTCGCTTGCCCAGCCCTGAACTAATTACTATGGCCAGAGGGATGGTATATGCTGACTGGCAGGAAGAAGGGTTCACCTCACTTAAATCTTCCTGTGGCTTCCCAAAGATATACTGGGGGACTGTTGCCAGGACAGTAGAAGATGTGAGAGAAACGAACAGTCAATGTCCATACCAGCCATGGAGAGCGTTCAGTTAGGGAGCACCATGTGAGTAAAGGCATGGAGGTGGCAGTGAGCTGGGTCCCTACAATGCTCTTTCATAAATACTGTAGGAAGCCTGAGACAGAGGGTTCCTCCTCTCTGCTTTCAAAAGGCTTCACTCTAGTGGGAAGGCGAGGTGCCAACCTGCACAGTGAATGCACAACCTCAGGCCAGGTGTGCAGAGGATGGCAGAAGAGGAAATGCCCTCAGTGCCTGGGGTGATCTGGGAAGACTTCCAGGAGAAAGTAtgtattttaagtttttgagcATCTTCTTATTGTCAAGCAGTGTGCTAGGCTCTTGGAGACACAGAATTTAAGACGATGTGGTCCCTGTCTTTGAGGAGCTCCTAGCTGTGGTTCATTTAGTCATTCTGCAAACATTCTCTCAGCTACTGCTGTGTaccagcactgtgctaggcatggaAGACACCTTGGGAGCCCAAACAGGCAGTCTCCGATCTCATGGCTTTCCCAGCTCTCAGTCCAGTATAGCAGGCAGACAGACATCACTTACATAGTAACCAAGGTACACGTCCAGGTGTGCACCAAAGTGAGTGCACTGAAGAGCAAATGGGCACAGCGTTTGCATGAGTGCAGAGCTGGGGACTTGACCCAGTCCAGGGGCATCctggaaggcttccctgaggaggtgaggTTTGAGATGCACGTGATCTGAGGGATGTGTAGAAGTTAACCCAACAGAGGGATAGAGGTAAAGGGTAGATGGGACAGGGGGATAAGATGGGACCCAAATGATGATTCAGGGGGACTCAAGGCTGGCAGAAGAAATCCACTGCTAGGTGGgagctgaaagggaaattaattcAGAGACCTCAAGATTTCAAATAGAACATGACAGTTTGTGCCCTTGTCAATTAGATCCTAGCAGGTGTGTCTATGATCCCATCTTTTAAGGTTGGACCAAGGGGCTACCTTTAAGTCCAATTGGGATCCAAGGTGATCCCTTGGCCTGGGGCCCCAGCTGACCCTGACTGCCTCCCAATCTGTCTGCTTCTCTCCAGATCAGCTTATCCTCAGGTACCCTGCTTCTGCTACTGGGTTTGGCAGCCCTGACCACTGGCTATGCAGTGCCCCCCAAGTTGGAGGGCATCGGAGAGGGCGAGTTCCTGGTGTTGGATCAGCGGGCAGCCGACTACAACAAGGCCCTGGGCACCTGCCGCCTGGCAGGCACTGTGCTCTGCGGGGCAGCCGGGATCTTGCTGGCCATCTGCATGTTCTGGGCCATGACTGGCTGGCTGAGCCAGGACCCCAAGGCAGAACCCTTGGACACTGAAACCGATGGCCACATGGAGGTCTTCGGGGATGAGCTGGAGCAGCAGTTGTCCCCCATTTTCCACGATGCCAGTGGCCGGTCTTGGTTCTCACCACCTGCCAGCCACTTTGGGCAATCCTCTGTGCAGACCATCCAGCCCAAGCGGGACTTTTGAGCTGCCCTCACGGCCAGAGGAGGAGCCAGGCCTGGGGTCtggacccttcctcctccccaccacaTCCCACCTTCCCATTGTCTCCCTAACTTCTCCCTTTCAATGGGGCCCCTTCCATCTAAGCCCCCAGAAAGCCCAACTCCAGGTCAGAAAGTCTGGAGCTCACATCTCTGTGTCCCCCTCCCAGGGGTAGGGCCCTAAGTCCTCCAAGATGCCAGCCTTCCCCGAGTCCCCCCAAAACTTCCCACCCATTCCTCCTTTCCAAAGCCATTCAAGGGCAGAAAACTCCCTCAACCTATCCCCActctttcctctgtatgaccttgggcaaaccccTTACCCTTTCAGACCATCAGTTCCTGCCTCTGCACTAATGAAGGGTTTGGACCAGATTCTAGAATTGCatgactttctttttctccccaggaTATAAGTATTACCTTCCATAGGCAAAGGTAAGGGGAGGGGTAGTGGGGTCATTCTTATCCACTGACCCCTCCCTCTGTCAGCTGCACCAGGAGGCCTCAGGATGGGTCCAAGATGCTCACTTGGACCAGGATGGTGCGAAAACATTTACTCCTTACAGTATGTTTTCTATACATCTTGACATCAGAGCCCCCAGTCCACCCCATCCTGAGGCCTGAACTATTACtaaccccagtttacagatgaggtggCCGAgggaggctggcagtctgcagGAACTCGGACCCACGTCTGTAGACTCCTGGAACAGATCTTGTTCCACAGTGGGAGCAGGACCCCACACCTTCCTGGCTTCCAGGGGACCCCCAAGGGTGGCACAGGTTCGGCCCAGAGAGACTAGCTGATGCCTGATGGTCCCAGGTGGCTCAGAAGATACTTTGGACATGCATTTAAATGGTCTCTAGGAGCCAGGGGGCAGGAGAACTGGGATGTCTTTGCCCCTCAGAGTCCACCCGCCTAGAAACCATCACCTACAGGTCCTGACCTCACCCTGTACAAATGCGCCCTCCTGGAGGCACCAACCCCTCCATCCTGCAGGCTCCCCAGCCAGATGCATCATCTCTGTTCTCTACCACTAGGGGGAGCTCCAAGACAGCTGGAGAGAGATGCCCAAGGCTCATGCCTCTACCCTCCCCCTTTAGTCTCAaggtggtggggatgggggtgggggcagccctCCTGGGAGGGTCCTCAGTCCTCCTCCACAAAGCAGGCCCTACTGCCCCTCCCCATTCTGCACCCTTccaccgccgcccccccccccccaccttgccTTTCAATAAACAGCTGGGATGGATACTGACTTTGCTTCTCTTCTCCCTGACCaccagggcctggggagggaagaaagaaactgctatgagcacctactgtgtgctgggcacttaAATCCATTATTTCTCGTTTGCTCCTCACGATAATCCTTTGAGAAAGTGGatgattatcttcattttacagatgagatgagAAATTTCTCAGCCTTCTTGACAAACTTCTGTCTCCATCCCTGAGAGGGATGTGAGGAGGGGGTCTAAGAGCCGGAGCTGGAGCCAAAGGTGGGATCTTTTCCAGAAAGATAAGAACAGTTAACCTCCACTAGCACTCACTGGGGGCCAGGCCTTGTT contains these protein-coding regions:
- the NRSN2 gene encoding LOW QUALITY PROTEIN: neurensin-2 (The sequence of the model RefSeq protein was modified relative to this genomic sequence to represent the inferred CDS: deleted 2 bases in 1 codon), giving the protein MGQSDEEFEGLHEWVGSRDMMGSPRGAWGLRERREFLEGDRGSQSCRGPKSAEPALRAGRRPPTRVTPAPQLRRRRQHNLLLLCSRSRSRSAETADGEGPRMPSCERPCGCSRGPNVEDGKWYGVRSYLHLFYEDCAGTPLSDDPEGPPVLCPHRPWPSLCWKISLSSGTLLLLLGLAALTTGYAVPPKLEGIGEGEFLVLDQRAADYNKALGTCRLAGTVLCGAAGILLAICMFWAMTGWLSQDPKAEPLDTETDGHMEVFGDELEQQLSPIFHDASGRSWFSPPASHFGQSSVQTIQPKRDF